The following are encoded in a window of Staphylospora marina genomic DNA:
- a CDS encoding ABC transporter permease produces MTEFIRLLQNENMKLFNRTSMIFLLGLLPFGTLVLGLFHKFVSVHSAYKPSMWDFMTEAVHLLFVVKLITIVVASRSLAEEFRFGTIKLLLIRPVSRTRLLAAKYVHVLLLILFCLLFLVVLSMLFGAVFFTVGSPDDRVLEALDTTWSVYGLSALETFILATLSFMLSCVTRSGSMAMFIVLVVMVMGPISVELMKLLGLEFLKYLFFAHLDLKPYLTDTQMPGMSPALSGVVLTLHALLFLGLAWYSFAKRDVSV; encoded by the coding sequence ATGACTGAATTCATCCGGCTTCTGCAAAACGAGAACATGAAGCTGTTCAACCGGACGAGCATGATCTTCCTGCTGGGCTTGCTGCCGTTCGGGACGCTTGTGCTCGGGCTGTTCCACAAGTTCGTTTCCGTCCATTCCGCCTACAAGCCTTCCATGTGGGACTTCATGACCGAAGCCGTACACCTGTTGTTTGTGGTCAAACTGATCACCATTGTGGTGGCCAGCCGGTCACTCGCGGAGGAGTTCCGCTTCGGTACGATCAAGCTGCTCCTGATCCGTCCGGTCAGCCGCACCCGGCTGCTCGCCGCCAAATACGTCCATGTCCTGCTCCTGATCCTGTTCTGTCTGCTCTTTCTGGTCGTGCTGTCGATGTTGTTCGGCGCGGTGTTCTTTACCGTCGGATCTCCGGATGACCGGGTGCTGGAAGCGCTGGACACGACCTGGTCCGTCTATGGACTGAGTGCACTGGAAACCTTCATCCTCGCCACGCTGTCGTTCATGCTCTCCTGCGTCACCCGCAGCGGCTCCATGGCGATGTTTATCGTCCTCGTGGTGATGGTCATGGGTCCGATCTCCGTGGAGTTGATGAAACTGTTGGGATTGGAATTTTTGAAGTATCTCTTTTTTGCCCATCTCGATCTGAAACCCTACCTCACGGATACGCAGATGCCGGGCATGAGTCCCGCCTTGTCCGGCGTGGTTCTGACGCTCCATGCCCTTCTGTTCCTCGGGTTGGCTTGGTATTCATTCGCCAAGCGCGACGTTTCGGTATAA
- a CDS encoding ABC transporter ATP-binding protein, with the protein MKNRPVVQLVNVSKRIGDKTIVDRVSMDVYPGEIFGLLGPNGAGKTTIIRMMTGLISATEGEIIINGHNVATRFEQAISHVGAIVENPQFYPFLTGYQNLLHFARMFPGIGPERMEEVLEMVGLSGREHDPVATWSLGMRQRLGVAQAVLHRPSVLILDEPTNGLDPAGIRELRDYLRHLAETENTAVIVSSHLLSEMELMCDRVAIIQRGRLVNIQPVSAVQGEEREIPVFFETGKLPPKLPKQLKDRKITLHDNGFEALLLRNQIPQVVKRLTEAGIPIYGITRHVKRLEDRYLEVTGGESND; encoded by the coding sequence TTGAAAAATCGTCCCGTGGTGCAATTGGTGAACGTCAGCAAACGAATCGGAGACAAAACCATCGTGGACCGTGTGTCAATGGATGTATATCCCGGAGAAATCTTCGGGTTGCTCGGTCCGAACGGGGCGGGCAAAACCACGATCATTCGGATGATGACCGGCCTGATCTCCGCCACCGAAGGGGAGATCATCATCAACGGTCACAACGTGGCCACCCGCTTTGAACAAGCCATTTCCCATGTGGGGGCCATTGTGGAAAACCCGCAGTTTTATCCCTTTTTGACAGGATATCAGAACCTGCTTCATTTTGCCCGGATGTTTCCCGGCATCGGGCCGGAAAGAATGGAAGAAGTGCTTGAAATGGTCGGACTCAGCGGACGGGAACATGATCCGGTGGCGACCTGGTCGCTCGGAATGCGGCAACGGCTCGGAGTGGCTCAAGCCGTTCTGCACCGGCCTTCCGTGCTGATCCTGGACGAGCCCACCAACGGTCTGGATCCGGCAGGGATCCGGGAATTGCGCGATTATCTCCGACACCTGGCCGAAACGGAAAATACCGCGGTGATCGTTTCCAGCCACCTGCTCAGCGAGATGGAACTGATGTGCGACCGGGTGGCCATCATTCAGCGAGGCAGACTGGTCAACATTCAACCCGTTTCCGCCGTGCAAGGGGAAGAGCGGGAGATCCCCGTGTTCTTTGAAACGGGCAAACTCCCCCCAAAATTGCCCAAACAGCTGAAAGACCGGAAAATCACCTTGCACGACAACGGCTTCGAGGCACTCCTGCTGCGAAACCAGATTCCCCAAGTGGTGAAACGGCTGACCGAGGCGGGCATCCCGATTTACGGCATCACCCGTCACGTCAAACGTTTGGAAGACCGTTACCTGGAAGTGACGGGAGGCGAGTCGAATGACTGA
- a CDS encoding anti-phage deoxyguanosine triphosphatase, which yields MKHILAGGGIKHDHRPGWLEECTMILVRHDDSPMYSESDKERRKPGTAPDGTEARDAFEKDYGRIVHSAAFRRLQSKTQVIGTGVGDFYRTRLTHSMEVAQIARGIAIHLNHSHPLFADENRLDVSLLEAAALAHDLGHPPFGHRGEQALHECMAGYGGFEGNAHTFRILTRLEGDRVYGLNLTRALLLSVMKYPVLLDDAMEGRKPDPRGRLTPPKASVFGEDREAFEWVLAPFSDEERAFLTRTAADPDGGRETLHKSLECSIIELADDIAYGTHDMEDAINLRLIHPSRLTEMVEPLKNRSEWPELGMAFRELQGIDPESDDLKYRLKHAISGIISTFIRHVEPVPLMENARSPRIRFNVTLPLELRELLDRLKWLVAEKVIFSQRVQMMSWKGATMIRQLFDAFMNEERLLTENDREAFRRAPNDRIRARVVCDYIAGMTDLFALRMHARLFGQSRGTFDI from the coding sequence ATGAAGCACATCCTTGCCGGCGGCGGAATCAAACACGATCACCGCCCCGGCTGGTTGGAGGAGTGTACCATGATTCTCGTCAGACATGATGACAGCCCGATGTACTCGGAATCAGACAAGGAGCGGAGAAAGCCCGGTACTGCCCCGGACGGGACGGAGGCACGCGATGCGTTTGAAAAAGATTACGGGAGGATCGTGCACAGCGCGGCGTTTCGCCGGCTTCAATCCAAAACCCAGGTGATCGGCACCGGGGTCGGCGATTTTTACCGCACACGCTTGACGCATTCGATGGAAGTGGCGCAGATCGCCCGTGGCATCGCCATTCATCTGAACCATTCGCATCCGTTGTTCGCCGATGAGAACAGACTGGACGTCTCTCTGTTGGAAGCGGCTGCTTTGGCGCATGACCTGGGTCATCCTCCGTTCGGCCACCGGGGGGAGCAAGCATTGCACGAATGCATGGCCGGATACGGCGGATTTGAAGGGAATGCCCATACATTCCGGATCCTCACGCGACTGGAAGGGGACCGTGTGTACGGGCTCAACCTCACGCGGGCGCTTTTGCTTTCGGTGATGAAATATCCCGTTTTGCTGGACGACGCCATGGAAGGGCGGAAGCCGGACCCGAGGGGGAGGTTGACACCGCCGAAAGCCAGTGTGTTCGGGGAAGACAGGGAGGCCTTTGAATGGGTGCTCGCGCCCTTCTCCGATGAAGAGAGAGCCTTCCTGACCCGAACGGCCGCGGATCCCGACGGAGGCCGGGAAACCCTGCACAAATCGCTGGAATGCTCCATCATCGAGCTGGCGGACGACATCGCCTACGGAACGCATGACATGGAAGACGCCATCAATTTGCGGTTGATTCATCCGAGCCGGTTGACGGAGATGGTTGAGCCGCTGAAGAATCGCTCCGAATGGCCGGAGCTGGGAATGGCGTTCCGGGAACTTCAAGGCATCGATCCGGAATCCGACGACCTGAAATACCGGCTGAAGCATGCCATTTCGGGCATCATTTCCACGTTCATCCGCCATGTCGAACCCGTTCCCCTGATGGAAAACGCCCGTTCGCCGAGGATCCGGTTCAACGTGACCCTTCCCCTTGAATTGAGGGAACTGCTCGACCGGCTGAAATGGCTGGTGGCGGAAAAAGTCATCTTTTCCCAACGGGTGCAAATGATGTCCTGGAAAGGAGCCACCATGATCCGTCAGTTGTTTGACGCGTTCATGAACGAGGAACGGCTTCTGACGGAAAATGACAGGGAGGCGTTTCGCCGCGCTCCGAATGACCGGATTCGCGCCCGGGTGGTCTGTGACTACATCGCCGGCATGACCGATTTATTCGCGCTGCGGATGCATGCCCGTCTGTTCGGTCAAAGCCGGGGAACTTTCGACATCTGA
- a CDS encoding transporter substrate-binding domain-containing protein: MLRWKTIGAWLASAVLVLSLVGCNVQKQGDLLSDIKERGSIRIGTEGTYKPFSFHDEKTGELTGFDVEVAEEVAKRLGVKAEFVETPWDSMLTSLQTKKIDMVANQVGIKPERKEKFDFSKPYTVSYAQIVVKSDSTSISDIQDVKGKKAGQTPTSNFGEMARQAGAEIVAYEDMMSAMRDVAAGRIDFSINDRLAIAEMMKVSKLPLKTVGEPMDRSESAFPVPKGNAELIAEINKALDSMRQDGTLAKISMKWFGEDVTK; this comes from the coding sequence ATGTTGCGTTGGAAAACAATCGGGGCATGGCTCGCTTCCGCCGTACTGGTTTTGTCGCTCGTCGGCTGCAATGTCCAGAAGCAGGGGGATTTGCTGTCCGACATCAAAGAGCGGGGAAGCATCCGGATCGGCACGGAAGGAACCTACAAGCCGTTCAGTTTTCACGATGAAAAAACCGGCGAGCTGACCGGTTTTGATGTGGAAGTGGCCGAAGAAGTGGCCAAACGTCTGGGCGTGAAAGCCGAGTTTGTGGAGACTCCGTGGGATTCCATGCTGACCAGTCTGCAAACGAAGAAAATCGACATGGTGGCCAACCAGGTCGGCATCAAGCCGGAACGCAAGGAGAAATTCGATTTCTCCAAACCGTACACGGTCTCCTATGCGCAAATCGTGGTGAAAAGCGACAGCACCTCGATCAGCGACATTCAGGACGTCAAAGGCAAGAAAGCCGGACAAACCCCGACCAGCAATTTCGGAGAAATGGCCCGCCAAGCCGGTGCGGAAATCGTGGCATATGAAGACATGATGAGCGCCATGCGGGATGTGGCCGCCGGGCGCATCGATTTCAGCATCAACGACCGGTTGGCCATTGCCGAAATGATGAAAGTCTCCAAGCTGCCGCTCAAAACCGTCGGCGAGCCGATGGACCGTTCCGAGAGCGCCTTCCCCGTGCCGAAAGGCAATGCGGAACTGATCGCCGAGATCAACAAAGCCCTCGACAGCATGCGTCAGGACGGCACCTTGGCCAAAATCTCCATGAAATGGTTCGGTGAAGACGTCACGAAATGA
- the abc-f gene encoding ribosomal protection-like ABC-F family protein has product MFVLEARGLKKWFGDRMVFSVDHLQIETGGKIGVVGVNGAGKTTLLRVLAGFLEPDEGTVHVRGTVAWIPQEDEIGNGGSTLSGGERTRRKITAALAEKPAMLIADEPTSHLDLESTEWLEKELRRFPGALLLVSHDRELLDAVCDRILEVEAGKVRLYPGNYGDYLRQKEERLQRERFEYERYVSEKKRLTEVMRAKKQKAASMKNPPKGMSPSEARLISNKNKANAAVAKMERQAKALKTRIEKLEKKEKPVELPDVTFDLQAFRPIEGKHALQLEHVGKRFGKKRLLEDFSCSLPTGKKVALLGKNGAGKSTLLRMIAEREDGVHLPPSARIGYFHQHLAVLDETRSILENVKENSPFSEELIRTVLARLLFRREQVHMPVHLLSGGEKVKVALARLFLSEANLLLLDEPTNFLDLRSRQALEQVLKAHPGTIVFASHDRRLIRSLADQLWVLEDGIITVFDGRFDEYAERRAKTGHVGRAEQRERLLALEREWTEVLGRLSVPQKGDDREELERRATELLDEIRKLKQRGNL; this is encoded by the coding sequence ATGTTTGTGCTGGAAGCCCGTGGTTTGAAGAAATGGTTCGGAGACCGGATGGTTTTTTCGGTGGATCATTTGCAGATTGAAACCGGTGGGAAGATCGGGGTGGTCGGTGTCAACGGTGCCGGGAAGACCACGTTGCTCCGTGTGCTGGCCGGGTTCTTGGAACCGGACGAGGGAACGGTGCATGTTCGGGGAACGGTCGCCTGGATTCCCCAGGAAGATGAGATCGGAAACGGTGGATCAACGCTGAGCGGAGGGGAACGGACAAGACGCAAAATCACGGCCGCTTTGGCGGAGAAACCGGCGATGCTCATCGCCGACGAACCGACCAGCCATCTGGATCTCGAGTCGACGGAGTGGCTGGAGAAAGAGCTTCGCCGGTTTCCGGGGGCGCTTCTCTTGGTTTCCCATGACCGGGAGCTCTTGGATGCGGTGTGCGATCGCATCCTGGAAGTGGAGGCCGGGAAGGTTCGCCTGTATCCCGGGAATTACGGTGATTATCTTCGTCAGAAAGAGGAACGGTTGCAACGGGAGCGCTTCGAATATGAGCGGTACGTGTCGGAGAAGAAACGACTGACGGAAGTGATGCGGGCCAAAAAGCAAAAAGCCGCTTCAATGAAAAACCCGCCGAAAGGGATGAGTCCGTCCGAAGCGAGATTGATTTCCAACAAGAACAAGGCGAACGCAGCCGTGGCCAAAATGGAGCGTCAGGCCAAGGCATTGAAAACCCGGATCGAAAAACTGGAGAAAAAGGAAAAGCCGGTGGAACTTCCGGACGTCACGTTTGATCTGCAAGCTTTTCGGCCGATCGAAGGCAAACATGCCCTTCAACTGGAGCACGTGGGCAAACGGTTCGGAAAGAAGAGGCTCTTAGAGGACTTTTCCTGCAGCCTTCCCACGGGCAAGAAGGTGGCGCTCCTCGGGAAAAACGGTGCCGGAAAATCGACGTTGCTCCGGATGATCGCCGAACGGGAAGACGGGGTTCATTTGCCGCCTTCCGCCCGAATCGGATATTTTCATCAGCATTTGGCCGTTTTGGATGAAACCCGTTCGATTCTCGAGAATGTGAAAGAAAACAGTCCGTTTTCCGAAGAACTGATCCGGACGGTCCTGGCCCGGCTCCTGTTCCGGAGGGAGCAGGTGCACATGCCCGTGCATCTCCTGAGCGGCGGGGAAAAGGTGAAGGTGGCGCTGGCCCGCCTCTTTCTGAGCGAGGCCAATTTGCTTCTTCTCGACGAACCGACCAACTTTCTGGATCTCCGGAGCCGTCAAGCGTTGGAACAGGTTCTGAAAGCCCATCCCGGCACCATTGTGTTTGCCTCCCATGACCGGCGGCTCATCCGAAGCCTGGCCGACCAATTGTGGGTGTTGGAAGACGGGATCATCACCGTTTTCGACGGCCGGTTTGATGAATATGCCGAACGACGGGCAAAGACCGGCCACGTCGGGCGGGCGGAACAACGGGAACGCCTGCTTGCACTGGAGCGGGAATGGACCGAAGTCCTCGGGCGACTTTCCGTGCCGCAAAAAGGGGATGACCGGGAGGAGCTGGAACGGAGGGCGACGGAACTTCTTGACGAGATCCGCAAGCTGAAACAACGGGGAAATCTCTGA
- the zwf gene encoding glucose-6-phosphate dehydrogenase: MSTRSRTPEAFSIVIFGATGDLAKRKLFPALFGLYKTGLLPEHFRVVGTGRTPRSTDEFRESVRASVSEFGRLKPDSNAEWQDFAGRFYYAASDVNDPRGYGEIRSIIESFEKEHALPGNRLFYLAISPDLFGAVSRHLRDSGLTETAGWKRLVIEKPIGHDHASAKALNGQIKQTFTEEETYRIDHYLGKQMVQNIDVIRFANSMFEPLWNHHYIECVQITASEIVGVEERAGFYDRTGALRDMVQNHMLQMLMMVAMEPPSRLKTEAIHDEKIKVLRSLRRYTEEEAGEHVIRAQYLAGSIEGKQVPGYREEKNVRFDSNTETFVAAKLYVDNLRWAGVPFYVRTGKRMAEKATEIVIQFRNVPKNLYFNKHNNLNPNLLVISIQPNEGIQMVLNARHPGDDSRIVPVAMEFSGNFGKSVPEAYESLIHDAIIGDQTFFTHWEEVSLAWKFIDPIRRAWDADKHPLYHYASGTWGPQEAHELLAREGHAWWPVTGRRDHRIIRVGQ, encoded by the coding sequence ATGTCGACTCGTTCCCGTACACCGGAGGCATTTTCAATCGTGATCTTCGGGGCCACCGGTGATTTGGCGAAACGCAAATTGTTTCCCGCCCTGTTCGGTCTTTACAAGACCGGGCTGTTGCCGGAGCATTTTCGGGTGGTGGGCACCGGCAGGACTCCCCGTTCGACGGACGAATTCCGGGAGTCGGTCCGGGCTTCGGTTTCCGAATTCGGGAGACTGAAGCCGGATTCCAACGCGGAATGGCAAGACTTTGCGGGCCGCTTTTATTATGCGGCGTCCGATGTGAACGACCCCAGGGGATACGGAGAGATCAGATCAATCATCGAATCTTTTGAAAAAGAGCATGCGCTTCCCGGAAATCGCCTGTTTTACCTGGCGATCAGTCCGGACCTGTTCGGTGCCGTTTCGCGCCATTTGCGGGATTCCGGATTGACGGAAACCGCCGGTTGGAAGCGTTTGGTCATCGAGAAGCCCATCGGGCATGACCATGCATCCGCCAAAGCTTTGAACGGGCAGATCAAACAAACGTTCACGGAGGAAGAAACGTACCGGATCGACCACTATCTCGGCAAACAGATGGTTCAAAACATCGACGTGATCCGCTTTGCCAATTCCATGTTTGAACCGCTGTGGAATCATCATTATATCGAATGCGTACAGATCACGGCAAGTGAAATCGTCGGTGTGGAGGAGCGGGCCGGTTTCTATGACCGGACCGGCGCCCTTCGGGACATGGTGCAGAATCACATGTTGCAGATGCTGATGATGGTGGCCATGGAACCGCCCAGCCGGCTGAAAACGGAAGCGATTCACGATGAGAAGATCAAAGTGTTGCGTTCCCTCAGGCGGTACACGGAAGAAGAAGCGGGAGAGCATGTGATTCGCGCCCAGTATCTGGCGGGATCGATCGAAGGCAAGCAAGTGCCGGGGTACCGCGAGGAAAAAAACGTCCGCTTCGATTCCAACACGGAAACATTCGTGGCAGCCAAGCTGTACGTGGACAACCTGCGATGGGCCGGTGTTCCCTTTTATGTGCGCACCGGCAAACGGATGGCGGAAAAAGCCACGGAAATCGTGATCCAGTTCCGCAATGTGCCGAAGAACCTGTATTTCAACAAACACAACAATCTGAATCCCAACTTGCTGGTGATCTCCATCCAGCCGAACGAAGGGATTCAGATGGTGCTCAATGCCCGCCATCCGGGAGACGATTCCCGGATCGTCCCGGTGGCGATGGAGTTCTCCGGGAACTTCGGGAAAAGTGTACCGGAAGCGTATGAATCCCTCATCCACGATGCGATCATCGGGGATCAGACATTTTTCACCCACTGGGAAGAAGTGTCGCTCGCCTGGAAGTTCATCGACCCCATCCGCCGGGCGTGGGATGCGGACAAGCATCCGCTGTATCACTATGCAAGCGGAACTTGGGGACCGCAGGAAGCACACGAATTGCTGGCGCGGGAAGGACATGCCTGGTGGCCCGTGACCGGTCGGCGCGATCACCGGATCATTCGGGTCGGTCAGTGA
- a CDS encoding cyclase family protein has protein sequence MKIYDVSMPIHAGMPVYKNKESKKPVIRVVQDFDTSPARESRIDLDVHCGTHVDSPLHMVPGGGTMETLPLENLVGSCLVLDLTGVKGGITREHLESKEIQAGDFVLLKTRNSQNDGFDFEFVYLAEDGARWLVERKVRGVGIDALGIERSQPGHPTHKTLFAAGVIIIEGLRLAEVPEGRYFMVAAPIKLLETEAAPARVLLIDGLTEQKKG, from the coding sequence ATGAAAATTTATGATGTGTCGATGCCCATTCACGCAGGCATGCCTGTCTACAAAAACAAGGAGTCCAAGAAACCGGTCATTCGCGTCGTGCAGGACTTTGACACCTCCCCGGCCCGGGAATCGCGCATCGATTTGGACGTCCACTGCGGAACTCACGTGGATTCGCCGTTGCACATGGTGCCGGGCGGCGGGACGATGGAGACCCTTCCGCTGGAAAATCTGGTCGGTTCCTGCCTGGTGCTTGACCTGACCGGCGTAAAGGGGGGCATCACCCGGGAGCATCTGGAATCCAAAGAGATTCAAGCCGGTGATTTTGTTCTTCTGAAAACGCGAAACTCGCAGAACGACGGGTTTGACTTTGAATTCGTGTATCTGGCCGAAGACGGAGCCCGCTGGCTCGTGGAACGGAAGGTGCGCGGCGTGGGCATCGACGCGCTCGGCATCGAACGCTCGCAGCCGGGGCACCCCACCCACAAAACGCTGTTTGCCGCCGGTGTGATCATCATCGAGGGGCTTCGCTTGGCCGAAGTGCCGGAAGGTCGCTATTTCATGGTGGCGGCTCCCATCAAACTCCTGGAGACGGAAGCCGCGCCGGCCAGGGTGTTGCTGATCGACGGCCTGACGGAACAGAAGAAAGGATGA
- a CDS encoding amino acid ABC transporter permease: MNFLTDIQWENLFDPELAVREAPYILGGLPHVVWISLLTMALGLILGLIVALCRMSDRVWLRVPARVYISVIRGTPLLVQLFILYFGLPVIGVTLTPLFAGIIGLALNVGGYAAETIRGAILSIPRGQWEAAYSLNMTTRQALRRVVLPQAARVALPSLANTFLSLVKDTSLLAMITVNEMFYRAKIIGGRTFDYMTVYIEVAFFYWVICTLLAMLQERLERRYGRHTA; the protein is encoded by the coding sequence ATGAACTTTTTGACGGACATCCAGTGGGAAAATCTTTTTGACCCCGAATTGGCCGTGAGAGAAGCTCCCTACATTTTGGGGGGGCTCCCGCATGTGGTTTGGATCAGTCTGCTCACCATGGCGCTCGGCCTGATTCTCGGTTTGATCGTCGCTTTGTGCCGCATGTCGGACCGGGTGTGGCTCCGCGTTCCGGCGCGCGTCTACATTTCCGTGATCCGCGGAACTCCTCTGCTGGTGCAATTGTTCATTCTGTACTTCGGACTTCCGGTGATCGGAGTGACGCTGACCCCGCTCTTTGCCGGCATCATCGGACTGGCCCTCAATGTGGGCGGTTATGCGGCGGAAACGATTCGGGGCGCCATTTTGTCGATTCCCCGCGGGCAGTGGGAAGCCGCCTATTCGCTCAACATGACGACCCGTCAAGCCCTGCGGAGGGTGGTGCTTCCCCAAGCGGCACGGGTGGCTTTGCCGTCTTTGGCCAACACGTTTCTCAGCCTGGTGAAAGACACCTCTCTCCTGGCCATGATCACCGTGAACGAAATGTTTTACCGGGCAAAAATCATCGGAGGTCGAACCTTCGACTACATGACCGTTTACATTGAAGTGGCTTTCTTCTATTGGGTGATCTGCACGCTGCTGGCCATGTTGCAGGAGCGGCTGGAACGACGGTACGGACGCCACACCGCGTGA
- a CDS encoding amino acid ABC transporter ATP-binding protein gives MIEARGLVKRFRGHEVLKGIDFVVDRGETVCIIGPSGSGKSTLLRCLNLLEVPDAGSLQIGDVRLDFSKTVDPGAIRNLRAKTGMVFQGFNLFPHMTALENVMEGPVTVKKISKEEAIARGEELLRKVGLPDKRDAYPDRLSGGQQQRVAIARALAMEPDVLLFDEPTSALDPELVGEVLRTMKELAAEKQTMVIVTHEMGFARQVADRIVFIDGGRIIEQGTPDDVFHRPKEERTKRFLDKLREIG, from the coding sequence ATGATTGAAGCAAGGGGACTGGTCAAGCGATTCCGTGGACACGAAGTGCTGAAGGGGATTGACTTTGTCGTGGACCGCGGAGAGACCGTTTGCATCATCGGTCCGAGCGGCTCCGGCAAGTCGACGTTGCTGCGCTGTCTCAACCTGTTGGAAGTGCCGGATGCGGGCAGCCTGCAAATCGGCGATGTGCGACTGGACTTTTCGAAAACCGTGGATCCGGGAGCCATCCGCAACCTTCGGGCCAAAACCGGCATGGTGTTTCAGGGCTTCAACCTGTTTCCGCACATGACCGCCCTGGAAAACGTGATGGAAGGACCCGTCACGGTCAAAAAAATCTCCAAGGAGGAAGCCATCGCCCGCGGAGAAGAACTGCTGCGCAAGGTGGGCCTCCCGGACAAACGGGACGCTTATCCGGATCGTCTGTCCGGGGGACAGCAACAACGGGTGGCCATTGCCCGGGCGCTGGCGATGGAGCCGGACGTCCTGTTGTTTGACGAACCCACTTCGGCGCTCGATCCCGAGCTGGTCGGAGAAGTGCTCCGCACGATGAAAGAGTTGGCCGCGGAAAAGCAAACCATGGTGATCGTCACCCATGAAATGGGCTTTGCCCGGCAAGTGGCCGACCGCATCGTTTTCATCGACGGGGGGCGGATCATCGAACAGGGAACGCCGGATGATGTGTTTCACCGTCCGAAAGAAGAGCGGACGAAACGATTCTTGGACAAACTTCGGGAAATCGGCTGA
- a CDS encoding DUF6932 family protein — MRFNEYGFLEPGEYPLTFSELRNSILVTGEGDPSWPWNRRWRSKLVDNLEICVRQLWACGVEEIWIDGSFCTDKYRPGDIDGYFIPPDPAEVFNGRLAERLNRLDPYRCWGWDKYRLDAYGNLQLEMWHRYRVELFPHCVGVYSGIADEHGNNMKFDEFFRRDRDLSVPKGIVRLVKG, encoded by the coding sequence ATGAGGTTCAATGAGTACGGGTTTCTGGAACCCGGAGAATATCCCCTGACCTTCTCCGAACTCAGAAATTCGATCCTGGTCACAGGGGAAGGAGATCCCTCTTGGCCGTGGAACCGTCGTTGGCGAAGCAAATTGGTGGACAATCTGGAAATATGCGTTCGCCAGTTGTGGGCATGCGGAGTGGAAGAGATTTGGATCGACGGGTCGTTTTGCACCGACAAATACCGGCCCGGAGACATTGACGGATACTTCATTCCTCCGGATCCCGCCGAGGTGTTCAACGGACGGCTCGCGGAGCGGCTCAACCGGCTTGATCCTTACCGTTGTTGGGGCTGGGACAAATATCGTCTGGATGCATACGGCAATCTCCAGCTGGAGATGTGGCACCGTTACCGGGTGGAGCTGTTTCCGCACTGCGTGGGAGTTTACAGCGGCATCGCGGATGAACACGGAAACAACATGAAGTTTGACGAGTTTTTTCGCAGAGACCGGGACCTGTCGGTGCCGAAAGGCATCGTCAGGCTGGTGAAAGGATGA
- a CDS encoding helix-turn-helix domain-containing protein: MIRTEREYRQAKERVAQHEKLLEEQTKTLESMGLTEEEIERALSPARFFGQKLRLEVEEYERYRRGDFDMTCTFDNIGRQLVAFRIFRGISQAELARRLGVTPPQVSRDERNEYGGASMEKVKQVLRALEMDVILVPSEGRRAAGS; encoded by the coding sequence ATGATTCGTACGGAACGGGAATATCGGCAAGCGAAGGAGCGCGTGGCCCAGCATGAGAAGCTCCTTGAGGAACAAACCAAGACCCTCGAATCCATGGGGTTGACGGAAGAGGAGATCGAGCGGGCCTTGTCTCCCGCCCGCTTTTTCGGACAGAAGCTGCGGCTGGAAGTGGAGGAATATGAACGGTATCGCCGCGGTGACTTCGACATGACCTGCACGTTTGACAACATCGGGCGTCAGTTGGTGGCATTCCGCATCTTCCGCGGGATTTCCCAAGCGGAATTGGCCCGGAGACTCGGCGTCACACCGCCTCAGGTGTCCCGGGACGAACGAAACGAATACGGCGGGGCCAGCATGGAAAAGGTGAAACAGGTGCTTCGCGCTTTGGAGATGGACGTGATCCTGGTGCCCAGCGAGGGAAGGCGGGCAGCCGGATCGTAA